The Calderihabitans maritimus sequence ACGGGGAAGAAGATTATCTCTTTAAGTTTATCGACCGTCAGGGACGAATTCTAGCCTTACGCTATGACATGACTATGCCTATTGCCCGGTTGGTATCTATGCGCCTGAGAAGTGAGCCGTTACCTTTACGGCTTTATTACCTGGCCAATGTGTTTCGATATGAAACCCCGCAGGCGGGACGCCAGCGCGAATTTTACCAGGCGGGGGTAGAACTGATTGGCGCGCGAGGCCCCGCGGCCGATGCGGAAGTTATCGCCTTGGCTGTGGAAGCCCTGGAAGCAACCGGCTTACCGGATTTCAAGGTGGGCATAGGGCAGGTAGAAGTGATTAAAGGAATCCTGGAAGATATTGCCTTGCCATCCGAAGGGATACGCTCCATAAAACAGGCCATTGCCCGGAAGGATCATGTAGGATTGGAGCAGGCGCTGGAACAATACGGGGTATCAGAGCAAGACAGGAGATTACTTATAACTGTTTCTAACCTGCACGGTAGTATAGAAGTTTTGGACCGGGCTTTCGAGTTAGTAGAAAGCGAAAGGGCCCGGAAAGCTCTCCAGGAGTTGCGGCAGGTATTTGAAGTCCTGGAGGGATATGGCGTCTCTGGGCGGATTTTTCTGGATTTGGGTATTCTCAGGGATTTCGATTACTATACCGGAACTGTGTTTGAAGGTTATGTAGCCGGGCTTGGTTTTCCCATTTGCGGGGGAGGTCGTTACGACCACCTGCTGGGCAAATTTGGCTACGCGTGTCCTGCTACCGGTTTTGCCTTAGGGGTAGAGCGGGTGATGATGGCATTAAAAAATATTGACCGGGAAAAACCGACGGGCATCCGGTATCTGGTTTGCGGTAGTCCCTACGGGAAAGTGTTGGAAAAGGCTCGAGAACTGCGGGAAAAAGGGTATTCGGTAGAAGTAGACCTGTTAGGGTTATC is a genomic window containing:
- the hisZ gene encoding ATP phosphoribosyltransferase regulatory subunit, whose product is MTERRKILELPVGVKDFLPEEARAKRQMENDLAELFRRWGYREVVTPTFEYYQTLTPNGWNGEEDYLFKFIDRQGRILALRYDMTMPIARLVSMRLRSEPLPLRLYYLANVFRYETPQAGRQREFYQAGVELIGARGPAADAEVIALAVEALEATGLPDFKVGIGQVEVIKGILEDIALPSEGIRSIKQAIARKDHVGLEQALEQYGVSEQDRRLLITVSNLHGSIEVLDRAFELVESERARKALQELRQVFEVLEGYGVSGRIFLDLGILRDFDYYTGTVFEGYVAGLGFPICGGGRYDHLLGKFGYACPATGFALGVERVMMALKNIDREKPTGIRYLVCGSPYGKVLEKARELREKGYSVEVDLLGLSPEEIADYAKKRGIGEVIWVGEEAN